A single genomic interval of Shewanella halotolerans harbors:
- the oleD gene encoding 2-alkyl-3-oxoalkanoate reductase — protein MSITKHSNHTDNVNLLPEELEALTLLAGLSRHALVTGAGGFLGKAICQRLIAAGIEVTGFARGHYPELEAMGVNMVSGDICDLDALTDAMAGCDLVFHVASKAGVWGSKESYFAPNVLGCDNLLKAAVAHGIDSFVYTSTPSVTFAGEDESGIDERAPYASHFLNYYGESKAIAEQRVTAANGTSLSSADFPSEGKLNTVSLRPHLIWGPEDPHLVPRVIARARAGKLKLVGKADKLVDTIYVGNAAYAHILAALTLKQNPQRCAGKCYFLSNDEPITMAAMLNKILACAELPKVEQRVPASVAYLAGALLEGVYGLLGKRDEPIMTRFVARQLSTSHYFDISAAKRDLNYRPLVSIDEGMVQLSDWLKREKV, from the coding sequence GTGAGCATCACCAAGCATTCTAATCACACAGACAACGTAAATCTGCTCCCTGAAGAGCTTGAGGCGTTAACCCTGCTGGCGGGTCTTAGCCGCCATGCCTTGGTAACCGGCGCCGGCGGCTTTCTGGGTAAGGCGATCTGTCAGCGCCTCATAGCGGCGGGCATCGAAGTGACAGGCTTTGCCAGAGGGCATTATCCCGAGCTTGAGGCCATGGGCGTTAACATGGTGAGCGGCGATATCTGCGATCTTGACGCATTGACAGACGCCATGGCGGGCTGCGACTTGGTTTTCCATGTGGCCTCTAAGGCCGGGGTGTGGGGCAGCAAGGAGAGTTATTTTGCCCCTAACGTGCTGGGCTGTGACAACCTGCTTAAGGCCGCTGTCGCCCATGGCATAGACAGTTTCGTCTATACCAGTACCCCGAGTGTGACCTTTGCCGGTGAAGATGAATCTGGCATAGACGAGCGCGCGCCCTATGCCAGTCATTTCCTCAACTATTATGGCGAGTCCAAGGCGATCGCCGAGCAGAGGGTGACGGCCGCAAATGGCACCTCATTGTCGAGTGCTGATTTTCCCTCTGAAGGCAAGCTAAATACCGTATCCCTTCGGCCCCATCTCATCTGGGGGCCGGAAGATCCTCACCTGGTGCCCAGGGTGATCGCCCGTGCACGAGCCGGTAAGCTCAAGTTAGTGGGTAAGGCCGATAAGCTGGTGGATACCATCTATGTTGGCAACGCGGCCTACGCCCATATTTTGGCGGCGTTGACCCTCAAGCAGAACCCACAGCGGTGCGCCGGAAAGTGTTACTTTTTGAGTAACGATGAGCCGATCACCATGGCGGCCATGCTCAACAAGATCTTGGCCTGTGCCGAATTGCCCAAGGTCGAGCAGCGGGTGCCCGCCAGCGTCGCCTATCTGGCCGGCGCCCTGTTAGAAGGGGTCTACGGCCTGCTGGGGAAGCGCGATGAGCCCATCATGACACGCTTCGTAGCCAGACAGCTCTCTACCAGTCACTATTTCGACATCTCTGCGGCCAAGCGCGACCTTAACTATCGCCCCTTGGTTTCGATCGATGAGGGAATGGTACAGTTAAGCGACTGGCTGAAGCGGGAAAAAGTATAA
- the oleC gene encoding olefin beta-lactone synthetase, with product MSETIQVGANLCRHLNRAAKEAPNELAVAVQKASGVLSKQLEYQELNFAELDAMSDILAHGLYAYGIKRGAKAVLMVTPSLEFFALTFALFKAGIIPILVDPGMGVKNLKQCFQEAEPDAFIGIPKAHLARRLFGWGKSSLTHLVTVGGSKLWGGASLEQLKQLGRGKGPFSMAQLDCDEMCAILFTSGSTGTPKGVVYSHRMFEAQISALKHDYQIAPGERDLATFPLFSLFGPALGMASIVPEMDASKPITANPDYIFAAIERYACTNMFVNPALIERLGLAGTSRDKKVKLGSLKRVISAGAPATIASIKRFSEMLTSDAPVLNSYGATESLPLSMITSHELFDTTEVTDNGGGICVGKPIDGVSMHIIEIDEAEIPTWSADLCLLREQIGEIVVQGPMVSASYYRRDKATAQAKIFDGEGQHYHRMGDLGYLDNQGRLWMCGRKAHRVDCMVDGQPRRYFSIPCERIYNTHSDIKRSALVGIEVKGEMQPLICLELEQGLSCSNAAALYTELRLLGEAHSQTQGITRFLIHPGFPVDIRHNAKIFREKLAVWAQSTYKE from the coding sequence ATGTCAGAGACGATTCAAGTCGGCGCCAATTTGTGTCGTCATCTCAACCGGGCGGCCAAAGAGGCCCCCAATGAGCTGGCGGTGGCGGTACAAAAGGCCAGTGGGGTCTTGAGTAAACAGCTTGAGTACCAAGAGCTGAATTTTGCCGAGCTTGATGCCATGAGCGACATCCTGGCCCACGGCCTGTATGCCTATGGCATCAAACGCGGCGCCAAGGCGGTGCTGATGGTGACGCCGAGCCTTGAGTTCTTCGCCTTAACCTTCGCCCTGTTTAAGGCTGGGATAATCCCTATCTTGGTGGATCCAGGCATGGGGGTGAAAAACCTCAAGCAGTGTTTTCAAGAGGCCGAGCCCGATGCCTTTATCGGGATCCCCAAGGCCCACCTGGCCAGACGCCTGTTTGGTTGGGGCAAGTCAAGCCTGACTCACCTGGTGACCGTCGGCGGCAGTAAGCTGTGGGGCGGTGCGAGCCTGGAACAGCTTAAGCAACTAGGGCGAGGCAAGGGGCCTTTCTCTATGGCTCAGCTCGATTGTGACGAGATGTGCGCCATCTTGTTTACCAGTGGCAGCACGGGCACCCCTAAGGGCGTGGTCTATTCCCATCGTATGTTTGAGGCGCAGATCAGCGCCCTCAAGCACGACTATCAGATAGCGCCCGGTGAGCGGGATCTCGCCACCTTCCCGCTGTTTTCCCTGTTTGGCCCAGCGCTGGGCATGGCCTCGATCGTGCCAGAGATGGATGCCAGCAAGCCGATCACAGCTAATCCCGATTATATCTTTGCGGCCATCGAGCGTTATGCCTGCACTAACATGTTCGTCAATCCGGCGCTTATCGAGCGCTTGGGGCTGGCGGGCACTTCACGGGATAAAAAGGTAAAACTTGGCAGCCTGAAACGGGTGATCTCGGCGGGCGCCCCGGCGACCATTGCATCTATTAAGCGTTTCAGTGAGATGCTAACGAGTGATGCGCCGGTGCTTAACTCCTACGGGGCTACCGAATCACTGCCGCTGAGCATGATAACCAGTCACGAGCTGTTTGATACTACCGAAGTTACAGACAATGGCGGCGGCATCTGTGTCGGCAAGCCGATAGATGGCGTCAGCATGCATATCATAGAGATAGATGAGGCCGAGATCCCAACTTGGTCGGCGGATCTCTGCCTGCTAAGGGAGCAGATAGGCGAGATTGTGGTGCAGGGCCCCATGGTGAGTGCCAGCTATTATCGGCGCGATAAGGCCACGGCCCAGGCGAAGATCTTCGATGGCGAGGGTCAGCATTATCACCGCATGGGGGATCTGGGTTATCTCGATAATCAGGGACGCCTGTGGATGTGCGGTCGTAAGGCCCACAGGGTGGATTGCATGGTCGATGGTCAGCCACGGCGTTATTTCTCTATCCCCTGCGAGCGTATCTACAACACTCACAGCGACATCAAGCGTTCCGCCTTGGTGGGCATAGAGGTAAAAGGGGAGATGCAGCCCTTAATTTGTCTCGAGTTGGAGCAGGGGCTGAGTTGTAGCAATGCCGCGGCGCTTTATACCGAGCTTAGGCTGCTGGGTGAGGCCCATAGCCAGACTCAGGGGATCACCCGCTTTCTGATCCATCCGGGCTTTCCCGTCGATATCCGCCATAACGCCAAGATCTTCAGAGAGAAGCTGGCGGTCTGGGCGCAGTCCACCTACAAGGAGTGA
- a CDS encoding alpha/beta fold hydrolase, which translates to MLDSLFPFKRNYLDRNGHKLQYVNEGQGEPVVMVHGNPSWSFYYRNLVTALSPNHQCIVPDHIGCGLSDKPDDAGYDYTLKNRIDDLEALLDHLEVKEKITLIVHDWGGMIGMGYAARHPERIKKIVVLNTGAFHLPEAKPFPWALWICRNTLLGTVLVRGFNAFSSIASYIGVKRAPMPKAIREAYVAPFNSWANRISTLRFVQDIPLKPGDRNYELVSEISEKLSQFSQLPMMICWGLKDFVFDKHFLDEWKRRFPEAEVHEFADCGHYILEDASDEVVAQVQQFMAR; encoded by the coding sequence ATGCTCGATTCGTTATTTCCTTTTAAGCGCAATTACTTAGATCGTAATGGTCACAAGTTGCAATATGTGAATGAAGGCCAGGGTGAGCCCGTGGTCATGGTGCATGGCAACCCGAGCTGGTCTTTCTATTATCGCAATCTGGTGACGGCGTTGAGCCCGAATCATCAGTGCATAGTGCCGGATCATATCGGCTGCGGTCTGTCGGATAAGCCAGACGATGCCGGTTACGACTATACCCTGAAGAATCGTATCGACGATCTGGAAGCCTTGCTGGATCACCTTGAGGTGAAAGAGAAGATCACCCTGATCGTTCACGACTGGGGCGGCATGATAGGCATGGGCTATGCGGCCCGTCATCCCGAGCGGATCAAGAAAATCGTAGTGCTCAACACTGGCGCCTTTCATCTGCCAGAAGCTAAGCCGTTTCCTTGGGCGCTGTGGATCTGTCGTAACACCCTTCTGGGCACAGTATTAGTACGCGGTTTTAATGCCTTCTCCTCTATCGCTTCTTATATTGGCGTTAAGCGCGCGCCTATGCCAAAGGCGATACGCGAGGCCTATGTGGCGCCGTTTAACTCTTGGGCGAATCGTATCTCGACCCTGCGCTTCGTGCAGGATATTCCGCTCAAGCCCGGTGATCGCAACTATGAACTGGTGAGCGAGATCAGCGAGAAACTGAGCCAGTTTAGCCAATTGCCTATGATGATCTGCTGGGGACTCAAAGACTTTGTATTCGACAAACACTTCCTCGATGAGTGGAAGCGTCGATTCCCCGAGGCTGAGGTGCATGAGTTTGCCGACTGTGGTCACTATATCCTGGAAGATGCCAGCGATGAGGTGGTGGCCCAGGTGCAGCAATTTATGGCGCGTTAA
- a CDS encoding 3-oxoacyl-ACP synthase III yields the protein MKYSRVFINSLAYELAPEVVSTSELESRLAPLYQKFRIPMGQLAALTGIHERRWWPKGHRLSDGALAAAHKSIEETGIDVADLGAVIYTGVCRDQHEPATACRIAAELGVSKDTAIYDISNACLGVLSGILDIANRIELGQIKAGLVVSCESARHIVDITIDNMLAEPTMQNYAQSLATLTGGSGAVAVLLTDGSLPLKSERQHQLLGASHLSAPEHHNLCQWGLQEAGTQLYREFMRTDGVALLKEGVELARHTWAHFLEQRNWLVEQVDKVICHQVGASNRKQVLSALNIPQEKEFPTYQLLGNMGTVSLPVTAAMAHDQGFLRKGDQVSFLGIGSGLNCMMLGLKW from the coding sequence ATGAAATATTCTCGCGTTTTTATAAATAGTCTGGCCTATGAGCTGGCACCTGAAGTGGTTTCGACTTCAGAGTTAGAGTCTCGATTAGCTCCCTTGTATCAGAAATTCAGGATCCCTATGGGGCAGCTCGCCGCATTGACCGGGATCCATGAGCGTCGCTGGTGGCCGAAAGGGCATAGATTGTCCGATGGCGCCCTGGCGGCGGCGCACAAGTCTATCGAGGAGACGGGGATAGATGTGGCCGATCTCGGCGCCGTGATCTATACCGGTGTCTGCCGCGATCAGCACGAGCCGGCGACCGCCTGTCGTATCGCCGCCGAGCTTGGGGTGTCTAAGGACACCGCCATCTACGACATCAGCAACGCCTGTCTGGGTGTGTTGTCCGGCATTCTGGATATCGCTAACCGCATCGAGCTGGGTCAGATCAAGGCTGGCCTGGTGGTTTCCTGCGAGTCGGCGCGTCATATCGTGGATATCACCATAGATAACATGCTGGCCGAGCCCACGATGCAGAATTATGCCCAGTCGCTGGCGACCCTGACCGGTGGCTCTGGCGCCGTGGCTGTGCTGCTTACCGATGGCAGCCTGCCGCTTAAGAGTGAGCGTCAGCATCAGCTGCTCGGGGCGAGTCACCTTTCGGCGCCCGAACATCATAATCTCTGTCAATGGGGATTACAGGAAGCGGGCACCCAGCTATACCGCGAGTTTATGCGCACCGACGGTGTGGCCCTGCTGAAAGAAGGGGTCGAGCTGGCTCGCCATACCTGGGCGCATTTCCTCGAGCAGCGTAACTGGCTGGTGGAGCAGGTCGATAAGGTGATCTGTCATCAGGTGGGGGCCTCAAACCGTAAGCAGGTGCTGAGCGCGCTCAATATCCCTCAGGAGAAAGAGTTCCCTACCTATCAGCTACTCGGCAACATGGGCACAGTCTCGCTGCCTGTGACGGCAGCCATGGCACACGACCAGGGTTTCCTGCGCAAGGGCGATCAGGTCAGTTTCCTCGGTATAGGCAGTGGTCTCAACTGCATGATGCTTGGACTCAAGTGGTAG
- a CDS encoding methyltransferase, producing the protein MSYAKQFTALDDLLSSSRALWQVKAFEAEALPWQEEFPRLAELLWQLDDEELDSLDSDSIALHARLAPALEADLAARGIIWPLSLLKTLAAGLAPSDLAHADFAEHSADEACAGLSESELGHFSAHIKGRKWQQILAFAARVTPSDDEILEWCAGKGHLGRLLAKGQSRTVVSLEWQQGLCEAGSQFAHQWQLPQRFVCGDALSESAQQLLKCEQQAVALHACGELHLSLLRGAAKAKTRALAVAPCCYHLISDSHYQPLSSLAQKSQLLLSKHDLQLPLQRSVIANAKARALRLKEVGWRLGFDSLQRDVIGSSHYLPIPAVKQSQLSGSFREFCAWAAEQKQVKLPEQWDEEHYLDKGFERQCMTRRIDLAAHLFREALELWLLLDRVCFLQEQGYEVSLGAFCDLKVTPRNGLILARLPSC; encoded by the coding sequence ATGTCCTATGCCAAGCAGTTTACTGCCTTAGATGACCTGCTAAGTAGCAGCCGAGCGCTGTGGCAGGTTAAAGCCTTCGAGGCGGAGGCCTTGCCCTGGCAGGAGGAGTTTCCAAGACTCGCCGAGCTACTCTGGCAGCTTGATGACGAAGAGCTCGATAGTCTGGATAGCGACAGCATAGCGCTGCACGCGCGTCTCGCGCCCGCACTCGAGGCGGATCTCGCCGCTAGGGGCATAATCTGGCCCTTGTCTTTACTTAAAACCCTCGCCGCAGGGCTCGCACCCTCTGATCTAGCACATGCAGACTTCGCAGAGCATAGCGCCGATGAGGCCTGTGCGGGACTGTCCGAGAGTGAACTTGGGCATTTTAGCGCCCACATCAAGGGGCGTAAGTGGCAGCAGATCCTCGCCTTCGCCGCGAGAGTCACACCAAGTGATGATGAGATCTTGGAATGGTGCGCCGGTAAGGGGCATCTGGGGCGCCTATTGGCCAAGGGGCAGTCACGCACTGTTGTGAGCCTCGAGTGGCAGCAGGGGTTGTGTGAGGCAGGTTCGCAGTTTGCCCATCAGTGGCAATTGCCCCAGCGTTTTGTCTGCGGCGATGCCCTGTCAGAATCTGCCCAACAGCTGCTTAAATGCGAGCAGCAGGCGGTCGCCCTGCATGCCTGCGGCGAGCTGCATCTCAGTTTGCTGCGCGGCGCGGCCAAGGCGAAAACCCGCGCCTTGGCGGTGGCGCCCTGTTGTTATCATCTGATAAGTGATAGTCACTACCAGCCGCTGTCGAGTCTCGCCCAGAAGAGCCAATTGTTGCTGAGTAAACATGATCTGCAGCTGCCGCTGCAACGCTCGGTTATCGCCAATGCTAAGGCGAGGGCGCTGCGCCTTAAAGAGGTGGGCTGGCGCCTGGGGTTCGATAGCCTGCAACGGGATGTGATCGGCAGCTCACACTACTTGCCGATACCCGCGGTGAAGCAGAGCCAACTGAGCGGCAGCTTCAGGGAATTTTGTGCCTGGGCGGCTGAGCAGAAACAGGTCAAACTGCCCGAGCAGTGGGACGAGGAGCATTATTTAGATAAAGGGTTCGAGCGCCAGTGCATGACCCGGCGCATCGATCTGGCTGCGCACCTGTTTCGTGAGGCCTTAGAGCTCTGGCTGCTGCTCGACAGAGTCTGTTTCCTGCAGGAACAGGGCTATGAGGTGAGCCTAGGCGCCTTTTGCGATCTTAAGGTGACGCCGAGAAACGGATTGATCCTGGCTCGCCTGCCAAGCTGTTAA
- a CDS encoding chemotaxis protein, whose protein sequence is MGLKYRSVLLVIGMLSLSACSLLEIKLESGIEPLPQAQLNMRVFSRDFSHTFYAKVEQGADQIALNQGDDLAIKSNVLMWKINSEQALQRAIFQASPVAAMVDTWTLTAQMSAFFESGAGQTLFGEQQRIAIEVSKVLQADFERSIKGFVKPNEFEQYQSFILDYVAKNPITDLSFARHSAFNDWLAYRNISEFEAVTTFGTVPEVMSDVSDRMAMIAEQTPKILGWKAELYALHANINPETVQQTLQSISDTSAKFQQLMAQSPEMMQTLAVDLRRELTPLLAQLSESTDDKLAKLSVEREALEQMVKQERLALEEMVNRQRVAAAAELDTISQHAVERAFSELTKTLKSLILYLVLFFVVCFFAPLGLGVWLGKRMALKKLQA, encoded by the coding sequence ATGGGGCTGAAATACAGATCTGTCCTCTTGGTGATCGGCATGTTGAGTTTGTCTGCCTGTTCGTTACTGGAAATTAAACTCGAGAGCGGTATAGAGCCGCTGCCGCAGGCACAGCTCAACATGCGTGTCTTTAGCCGAGATTTTAGCCACACCTTCTATGCCAAGGTGGAGCAGGGGGCGGATCAGATTGCACTAAACCAAGGCGATGATCTGGCGATCAAATCCAACGTTTTAATGTGGAAGATCAACAGCGAACAGGCGCTGCAGCGGGCGATCTTTCAGGCATCACCCGTCGCGGCCATGGTGGATACCTGGACGCTAACGGCGCAGATGAGCGCGTTTTTCGAGAGCGGCGCCGGTCAGACGCTGTTTGGTGAGCAGCAAAGAATCGCCATTGAGGTCAGCAAGGTGTTGCAGGCAGATTTTGAGCGCTCCATAAAAGGCTTCGTAAAGCCGAATGAGTTCGAGCAATATCAGTCCTTTATCTTAGATTATGTGGCGAAGAACCCCATTACCGATCTCAGCTTCGCCCGTCACTCGGCCTTTAACGACTGGCTGGCCTATCGCAACATCAGCGAATTTGAGGCGGTGACAACCTTTGGTACTGTGCCCGAGGTGATGAGTGACGTATCGGATCGCATGGCGATGATCGCCGAGCAGACGCCTAAGATCCTGGGTTGGAAGGCGGAGCTGTATGCCCTGCATGCCAACATCAACCCTGAGACTGTGCAGCAGACACTGCAGAGCATCAGCGATACCTCGGCCAAGTTTCAGCAGTTGATGGCCCAGAGCCCAGAGATGATGCAGACATTGGCGGTGGATCTACGCCGCGAGCTGACCCCGCTGCTGGCGCAGCTGAGCGAGTCTACCGACGACAAGCTGGCTAAACTCTCCGTCGAGCGCGAGGCGCTGGAACAGATGGTGAAGCAGGAACGTCTGGCATTGGAAGAGATGGTTAATCGTCAGCGCGTAGCGGCTGCGGCGGAACTCGATACCATAAGCCAGCATGCGGTCGAGCGCGCCTTTAGCGAGCTGACCAAGACCCTCAAGAGTCTGATCCTCTATCTGGTGCTCTTCTTCGTGGTCTGCTTCTTCGCCCCCCTGGGGCTCGGGGTCTGGCTGGGTAAACGCATGGCGCTTAAAAAGTTGCAGGCTTAA
- a CDS encoding DUF1289 domain-containing protein, whose amino-acid sequence MQSPCVARCGLNEEDICMGCFRHIDEIVGWGQADEARQTEIWDNVNRRKQQGKSGENQQIISRQKWLEAEQRLAAQDADNE is encoded by the coding sequence ATGCAATCACCCTGCGTAGCCCGCTGCGGCTTAAACGAAGAAGATATCTGTATGGGTTGTTTTCGCCACATTGACGAGATTGTCGGTTGGGGCCAGGCAGATGAGGCTCGTCAGACAGAGATTTGGGACAATGTGAACAGGCGTAAACAGCAAGGAAAAAGCGGTGAAAACCAGCAGATCATCAGCCGTCAGAAGTGGCTAGAGGCGGAGCAGCGTCTCGCAGCGCAAGACGCCGATAATGAGTAG
- a CDS encoding YajD family HNH nuclease has protein sequence MSTHQGQSKLDKVLAEAREYKAKRESGYREKALKLYPWICGRCTREFTHSNLRELTVHHRDHNHDNNPSDGSNWELLCLYCHDNEHAKYEELIQYGPTSETQVEAATYNPFADLKNMMNKK, from the coding sequence ATGTCTACCCATCAAGGTCAAAGTAAATTAGATAAAGTATTGGCTGAGGCCCGCGAATATAAGGCCAAGCGTGAGTCTGGCTATCGCGAAAAGGCGCTTAAACTTTATCCCTGGATCTGCGGACGTTGTACCCGCGAATTTACCCACTCCAATCTCAGGGAACTGACGGTCCATCACAGGGATCATAATCATGACAATAACCCGAGCGATGGTTCCAATTGGGAGCTACTCTGCCTCTATTGCCATGACAACGAACATGCCAAGTATGAAGAGTTGATCCAGTACGGACCGACGAGTGAGACTCAGGTAGAAGCGGCGACCTATAATCCCTTCGCCGATCTTAAGAATATGATGAACAAGAAGTAA
- a CDS encoding GrpB family protein, with translation MSRIFEVLDYQDHWPRVFEAEKALLQSVLGDGVITIEHIGSTSVPGLAAKPIIDILAEVERLDVLDALDAKNSELAKLGYRARGEHGIAGRRYFQKGAAQRSHHLHVFQSGSTQLTCHRAFRDYLIAHPDKAREYAELKRIAALSCHHDSEAYMAAKAGFIQETLALALCWYGKV, from the coding sequence ATGAGCCGGATCTTTGAGGTGCTCGATTACCAAGACCATTGGCCAAGGGTCTTTGAAGCGGAGAAGGCTCTGCTGCAATCCGTGCTGGGCGATGGGGTCATCACTATCGAGCATATTGGCAGTACCTCGGTGCCGGGACTGGCGGCCAAACCCATTATCGATATCTTAGCCGAGGTAGAGCGTTTGGATGTGCTCGATGCGCTCGATGCCAAAAATAGCGAGCTTGCCAAGCTGGGTTATCGGGCGCGGGGTGAGCATGGCATTGCCGGTCGGCGTTATTTTCAAAAAGGGGCAGCCCAGCGCAGTCATCACCTGCATGTGTTTCAGTCGGGAAGCACTCAGCTGACTTGCCACCGCGCCTTTCGTGACTATTTGATAGCGCATCCAGATAAGGCGCGTGAATATGCCGAGTTAAAGCGTATCGCCGCGTTATCTTGCCACCATGACAGCGAGGCTTATATGGCGGCAAAGGCCGGATTTATACAAGAGACGCTGGCCCTGGCACTTTGCTGGTATGGCAAGGTCTAA
- a CDS encoding GFA family protein: protein MKRVGNTEILSVHKASCHCGAVELALSLPNGIQKPRRCDCSICRRKGAIVVSVTLDGLSVVKGQEQLKMYQFNTHTAKHYFCGICGIYTHHQRRSNPNEYGVNLGCLEGVNPYDIGEVVTSDGVNHPADN, encoded by the coding sequence ATGAAACGAGTCGGTAATACCGAGATTTTGTCTGTGCACAAGGCGAGCTGTCATTGCGGCGCGGTGGAGTTGGCCTTGAGTCTACCCAATGGCATACAGAAGCCCAGGCGCTGTGATTGCTCTATCTGTCGCCGCAAGGGGGCTATCGTAGTCTCGGTGACGCTAGACGGACTAAGCGTCGTTAAGGGGCAAGAGCAGCTTAAGATGTACCAGTTTAATACCCATACCGCGAAGCATTATTTCTGTGGGATTTGCGGCATCTATACCCATCATCAGCGCCGTTCTAACCCGAATGAGTATGGTGTTAATTTGGGATGTCTCGAAGGCGTGAATCCTTATGATATCGGCGAGGTGGTTACTAGTGATGGGGTGAACCATCCTGCCGATAACTAG